In Victivallis sp. Marseille-Q1083, the genomic stretch AAATAAGACGCTTCCCATTTTAAGTTGATTTCCCGTCGAATGGTCGTATTGAGAAGCTGTTTTTGCTTTTTATGAATTTACATAATTGTATGTGATCTTCACAATTATTTTTATTTTATTGTTAAAAATAGTTTGACACTAAACAATATTGTGATATGATATCTCTGTGAAGAGAAAAATAAAGTATAGGTTCCGAATAAGCAAGGGATTTATTTTTGTCCGCCGGGATGAAGGCAAGCCGGTTGAAATTGAAAAGTGGCTTCTTCTTTTTTGAATGGACGAATTTTAGACATTGCCCAGAAACGGAAATCGAAAATGAAGCGACGCCGCAGGTATGGTACTGCGGCGTGGAATAAACTCGAAGGAGGAGTATTATGTCCAGAATCACAGTTGAAAATGCCGCCGTTTTGCTGATCGACCATCAGGTCGGATTGCTTTCGCTGGTGCGTGATTTCACGCCGGCGGAGTTCAAGAACAATGTTTTGGCCCTGGCCGACATCGCCAAGCATTACAAGTTGCCGACCGTGCTGACCACCAGCTTCGAAAGCGGCCCGAACGGCGTCCTGATGCCGGAAGTCAAAAATATGTTCCCGAATGCGCCGTTTATTCCGCGTCCCGGCCAGATCAACGCCTGGGACAATGAGGACTTCGTTAAAGCGGTCAAGGATACCAAACGCAAGCAGTTGATCGTCGCCGGCATCGTCACCGAAGTGTGCGTATCGTTTCCGGTGCTCAGCGCCTTGAAGGAAGGTTACGAGGTGTTCGTAGTGGTCGATGCCTCCGGCACGTTCAATGAGGTGACCCGGCATGCCGCCTGGATGCGCATGCAGCAGGCCGGCGCGCAACTGACCAGTTGGTTCGCGTTGGCATCCGAATTGCAGCGCGATTGGCGTAATGACGGTCCCGGCCTGGCCAAGATTTATTGCGACCATGTCCAGGAATACAACGCCATTACGATTGCGCATAACGCCAAGAAGTGATACATTATCTCAACGGCATTATTTTCTCCGTCGCCCGGCTGGACGGCGGAGAAAATCGGCTGAAACAAGGAGGTGTCCGATGAAAGCGGCAGTATTGACTTTGGCGGCCGTAATCGCGACGCTGGCTCTGGCCGGTTGTTGCGGCGGCGGGTGCTGAAGAAACCGCCGGCTCCCTGACGCGGAGTCGCAGATTGACCGTCCCGGTGAATTTCGGGGCGGTCAATTGTTTTTTCCGGCCGGCAAGGAACCGGCGGGTCAATCGTTGACCGGGTAAAAAGTGCCGGCCGGGGCCTCATACCAGTCGAAATTGTAACGGTCGCTCCTGGCGGCATGGCCGTCGGCCCAGAGTACGTTGGAACGGTTGTTGTGGCGGCGCCCGAGCGTGTAGTTGGCGTCGGGAAGCAGATTCCAGTAACCGAGGCATTTGTTGTCGAGCTGGTTGTCGGCCCAGTACATCCGGCTGGACGGCCGGGTGATCGCGTCGAGCTTCAGCGGCGGAAAGGCGAAGCTGGCATCGTTG encodes the following:
- the ycaC gene encoding isochorismate family cysteine hydrolase YcaC, producing the protein MSRITVENAAVLLIDHQVGLLSLVRDFTPAEFKNNVLALADIAKHYKLPTVLTTSFESGPNGVLMPEVKNMFPNAPFIPRPGQINAWDNEDFVKAVKDTKRKQLIVAGIVTEVCVSFPVLSALKEGYEVFVVVDASGTFNEVTRHAAWMRMQQAGAQLTSWFALASELQRDWRNDGPGLAKIYCDHVQEYNAITIAHNAKK